One Halarcobacter ebronensis genomic window carries:
- a CDS encoding Na+/H+ antiporter family protein, with the protein MNSVIIAVSIMVLLTLVRVNIVIALIVGAIIGGLTGGLSLNETMEAFNGGLGNGATIALSYVMLGTFAVAISKSGITDLLSNMIIKKVNMQESTFHVLYLKYLILTLILLAAISSQNLVPVHIAFIPILIPPLLHSMAKLELDRRAVACVITFGLVATYMFLPVGFGGIFLNEILLKNLVENGVKASSEQLPIAMAIPVLGMFLGLLIAIFFTYRKKRHYDFKKILELETKKKEINSFFIFIAALSVLTALGLQLYTDSIILGSLAGFLIFILAGVVKADQTQDFFTKGIKMMGMIGFIMIAANGFANVINSTGSVQTLVNSVVEIIGDNGSLAVLLMLVVGLFITMGIGSSFSTIPIIATIYVPLCLQLNFSPMAIICIVGTAAALGDAGSPASDSTLGPTSGLNVDGQHDHIWDTVVPTFLHYNIPLILFGWFAAVYIF; encoded by the coding sequence TTGAATTCTGTAATTATTGCAGTAAGCATAATGGTTTTATTAACTCTTGTTAGAGTTAATATTGTAATTGCTCTTATTGTTGGAGCAATTATTGGTGGACTAACAGGAGGCTTATCTCTAAATGAGACTATGGAAGCTTTTAATGGTGGCTTGGGAAATGGGGCGACAATAGCATTAAGTTATGTAATGCTTGGAACCTTTGCCGTTGCCATTTCAAAATCTGGAATTACAGATTTGCTTTCAAATATGATAATAAAAAAAGTAAATATGCAAGAGAGCACTTTTCATGTTTTATATCTAAAATATTTAATTCTAACACTTATTTTATTAGCTGCTATCTCTTCACAAAATTTAGTTCCTGTTCATATTGCTTTTATCCCTATTTTAATCCCTCCACTTCTTCACTCAATGGCAAAGTTGGAGCTAGATAGAAGGGCTGTTGCCTGTGTTATTACTTTTGGACTTGTTGCTACATATATGTTTTTACCAGTTGGTTTTGGTGGAATATTTTTAAATGAAATTTTATTGAAAAATTTAGTGGAAAATGGAGTAAAGGCTAGTTCAGAACAACTTCCAATTGCTATGGCAATTCCAGTTTTAGGGATGTTTTTGGGACTTTTAATTGCCATATTTTTTACCTATAGAAAAAAAAGACACTATGATTTTAAAAAGATTTTAGAGTTAGAAACAAAGAAAAAAGAGATAAACTCATTTTTTATTTTTATTGCTGCACTCTCTGTGTTAACTGCTCTTGGATTGCAACTCTACACAGATTCTATTATTTTAGGTTCACTTGCTGGTTTTCTAATTTTTATTTTGGCTGGAGTTGTAAAGGCTGATCAAACTCAAGATTTCTTTACAAAAGGTATTAAAATGATGGGAATGATTGGTTTTATTATGATTGCTGCAAATGGTTTTGCAAATGTTATAAATAGTACTGGTTCTGTTCAAACTTTGGTTAACTCTGTTGTTGAAATTATTGGAGATAATGGATCACTAGCAGTTTTACTAATGTTAGTTGTTGGGCTATTTATCACAATGGGAATTGGTTCATCTTTTTCAACTATTCCAATTATTGCTACAATATATGTGCCTCTTTGTTTGCAACTAAATTTTTCACCAATGGCAATTATTTGTATCGTTGGAACAGCTGCAGCTCTAGGAGATGCTGGAAGCCCAGCTTCTGATAGTACATTAGGTCCAACATCTGGACTAAATGTTGATGGGCAACATGATCACATTTGGGATACAGTTGTACCTACATTTTTACACTACAATATTCCACTAATACTTTTTGGCTGGTTTGCCGCAGTTTATATCTTCTAA
- a CDS encoding TIGR01212 family radical SAM protein (This family includes YhcC from E. coli K-12, an uncharacterized radical SAM protein.) has product MQIAPYFTFKKFLKDKYGTTLHSIPVDLDLGCPNRDENNLGGCTFCPSNGARAAQTLDAQSVKEQIEKAIDFSQKRYKAKEFMLYIQAYTGTFTSVINQKKSYKELLSFYNFKAISIGTRPDCLSKSTLEYLKELNEDIDVYVDLGVQTLNDKTLVNINRGHDSKTSLEAIKKLKEYGIKIFAHIIVGFQGESREDWLNTLNGAVKAGVDGIKIHNLHIIKNTALQKEYEKKPFKTLMEYEYANELIFLIRNTPKNIPIIRVSTDTPTTDLIAPLWNMQKGEFIEYINEAMLNGGFFQGDFLEKIEVPIQKQNSFNLEDGSITIWDKSYKDYYHAKAGAYKEAKELFIKQSNLEQRLEKGDVELLDIGFGMGYNTLCAMKLKKKNALNITALDKNRVIIKQAVSLIKEKDEKEILEKIFKKLEYKDEKNHLKLIIDDARYSITKLTKKYDIVFLDSFLPNLNPSLVTFEFAKLIKEVLKDDGIVITSQNNPMVRNAFSKAMFSLKEFEIERSDIKGLVLTLGEKNNSKDWGQYYEDPHLIFREKQIVTNAEQKA; this is encoded by the coding sequence ATGCAAATTGCCCCCTACTTCACTTTTAAAAAATTTCTAAAAGACAAATATGGCACAACTCTACACTCAATTCCAGTTGATTTGGATTTAGGTTGCCCAAATAGAGATGAAAACAATCTAGGTGGTTGTACCTTTTGTCCCTCAAATGGAGCTAGAGCAGCTCAAACTTTAGATGCACAAAGTGTAAAAGAGCAAATAGAAAAAGCAATAGATTTTTCCCAAAAAAGATACAAGGCAAAAGAGTTTATGCTCTATATTCAAGCCTATACAGGAACTTTTACCTCTGTAATAAATCAAAAAAAAAGCTATAAAGAGCTTCTTAGTTTTTATAACTTTAAAGCTATTAGCATTGGAACAAGACCAGATTGCTTAAGTAAAAGTACCTTGGAGTATCTAAAAGAGCTAAATGAAGATATTGATGTATATGTTGATTTGGGCGTTCAAACCCTAAATGATAAAACTTTAGTAAATATCAATAGAGGACACGACTCTAAAACCTCTTTAGAGGCTATTAAAAAATTAAAAGAGTATGGTATAAAAATCTTTGCCCATATAATTGTGGGTTTTCAAGGGGAGAGTAGAGAAGATTGGCTAAATACTTTAAATGGGGCGGTAAAAGCTGGCGTTGATGGAATAAAAATACATAATCTCCATATTATAAAAAATACAGCCCTTCAAAAAGAGTATGAAAAAAAACCTTTTAAAACTTTGATGGAGTATGAATATGCAAATGAGCTGATTTTTCTAATACGTAATACTCCAAAAAATATCCCAATAATTAGAGTCTCAACAGATACTCCTACAACTGATTTAATAGCCCCTTTGTGGAATATGCAAAAGGGTGAGTTTATAGAGTATATAAATGAAGCCATGCTAAATGGCGGTTTCTTTCAAGGGGATTTCCTTGAAAAAATAGAAGTTCCAATACAAAAGCAAAATAGTTTTAATCTTGAAGATGGAAGTATTACAATTTGGGATAAAAGCTATAAAGATTACTACCATGCAAAAGCTGGAGCCTATAAAGAGGCTAAGGAGCTTTTTATAAAACAATCAAACCTAGAGCAAAGATTGGAAAAAGGAGATGTTGAACTTTTAGATATTGGTTTTGGTATGGGTTACAATACTCTTTGTGCAATGAAACTAAAAAAGAAAAATGCCCTAAATATTACAGCTTTAGATAAAAATAGAGTTATTATAAAACAGGCAGTTAGTTTAATAAAAGAAAAAGACGAAAAAGAGATTTTAGAAAAAATCTTTAAAAAGTTAGAGTATAAGGATGAAAAGAATCATCTAAAACTAATTATTGATGATGCAAGATACTCAATCACAAAATTGACAAAAAAATATGATATAGTTTTTTTAGATAGTTTTTTACCAAATTTAAACCCTTCTCTGGTTACTTTCGAGTTTGCAAAGCTAATAAAAGAGGTTTTAAAAGATGATGGGATAGTTATTACTTCCCAGAATAACCCAATGGTAAGAAATGCTTTTAGTAAAGCTATGTTTTCTTTAAAAGAGTTTGAGATAGAAAGAAGCGATATAAAAGGCTTAGTTTTAACGCTTGGAGAAAAGAATAACTCTAAAGATTGGGGGCAATACTACGAAGATCCACATCTTATATTCAGAGAAAAACAGATAGTTACAAATGCCGAACAAAAAGCATAG
- a CDS encoding patatin-like phospholipase family protein: MDKKRVSLVLGSGGARGYAHIGVIEELEKRGYEIVSVSGSSMGALIGGLYASGKLEEYKKWVLEFNVFDVLKLVDFAFKKSGMINGQKVFEKLEEFIKDINIEDLDIKFTAVASDINSREEVVINSGSLKDAIRASIAIPTLFTPQKIEKRLLFDGGLCNPLPISCVDKNSDLIIAVNLNDNSEIKEEYSDIFTKTDSLLALKISEFITNKSKKGKISYFEIISNSIETMQEVITKQQLKENSPDIMINISSKVCKFYEFHKANELIEYGRRVAKEYLEKEKN; the protein is encoded by the coding sequence ATGGATAAAAAAAGAGTATCTTTGGTATTAGGAAGTGGAGGGGCTAGAGGTTATGCCCATATTGGAGTAATTGAGGAATTAGAAAAAAGAGGCTATGAAATAGTGAGTGTTTCAGGCTCTTCAATGGGAGCACTAATTGGTGGACTTTATGCAAGTGGTAAACTTGAAGAGTATAAAAAATGGGTTTTGGAGTTTAATGTATTTGATGTTCTTAAACTTGTAGATTTTGCCTTTAAAAAGAGTGGAATGATTAATGGACAAAAGGTTTTTGAAAAACTTGAAGAGTTTATAAAAGATATAAATATCGAGGATTTAGATATTAAGTTTACAGCTGTTGCAAGTGATATCAATAGTAGGGAAGAGGTTGTTATAAATAGTGGATCTCTAAAAGATGCAATTAGAGCTTCAATAGCAATACCAACACTTTTTACTCCACAAAAAATTGAAAAGAGATTACTCTTTGATGGTGGACTTTGTAATCCTTTACCAATATCATGTGTAGATAAAAATAGTGATTTAATAATAGCAGTAAACTTAAATGATAATAGCGAAATCAAAGAGGAATACAGCGATATTTTTACAAAAACAGATTCTCTTTTAGCCCTTAAAATTTCAGAATTTATCACTAATAAATCTAAAAAAGGTAAAATTAGTTACTTTGAAATAATTAGTAACTCAATAGAGACCATGCAAGAAGTTATTACAAAACAACAGTTAAAAGAGAACTCTCCAGATATTATGATAAATATCTCTAGCAAAGTTTGCAAGTTTTATGAGTTTCATAAAGCAAATGAGTTAATAGAATATGGAAGAAGAGTCGCAAAAGAGTATTTAGAAAAGGAGAAAAATTGA
- a CDS encoding secondary thiamine-phosphate synthase enzyme YjbQ, giving the protein MKMLQKEFKLKLHPRGFHLITNDIMKNIEDEIKDFHIGTLNLFIKHTSASLSINENCDSSVRSDMEVFFNDVVSNKSYFEHTYEGDDDMPAHIKSSILGCSLTIPITNRKLNLGTWQGIYLGEHRNFGGARTIVATIIGE; this is encoded by the coding sequence ATGAAAATGTTACAAAAAGAGTTTAAATTAAAATTACACCCTCGCGGTTTTCACTTAATAACTAATGATATTATGAAAAATATTGAAGATGAGATTAAAGATTTTCATATTGGAACTTTGAATCTTTTTATAAAACATACAAGTGCAAGTCTAAGTATAAATGAAAATTGCGATAGCAGTGTAAGAAGTGATATGGAAGTTTTTTTTAATGATGTTGTCTCAAATAAAAGTTATTTTGAACACACATATGAGGGTGATGATGATATGCCTGCACATATTAAAAGTTCAATATTGGGTTGTTCTTTGACAATCCCAATTACGAATAGAAAACTAAATCTTGGAACTTGGCAAGGAATCTATTTAGGAGAACATAGAAATTTTGGTGGAGCAAGAACTATTGTTGCAACTATAATTGGTGAATAA
- a CDS encoding HAMP domain-containing methyl-accepting chemotaxis protein, translated as MSIKKKIIGAFMVLIITTILASLYVANNIRDIKTNVKNLVTKDYAGVDYLLESDRDSYQSNVAISQIINFGMTFLLEADRDSYQSNAAISKSLASHDKEKANKIIKDEVLNNLNQVRQRFDKFSALLAHEMPEHKAKFDEFDTYYQKTTENTNKLIEMINAEKFNDANRFYFDQYLSDYEKMRGAMDFFTEASYKVIENNQKDTDAAISSSFTTFIIMTLISIALTIFFSIYLSKTINKSITKFKDGLLGFFAYLNKDSTTVNLLDNSSNDEIAEIATVVNENINKTKILLEEDISLIDDVKRVVALVKDGDIKKRIERQTHNQSLEELKTIFNDMLETISKTVADNLNEIKKSLKEYQKLNFTFRIKDAKGDTVEGLNTLADIINEMLVDNKSNGITLQNSAYTLLKNVDKLSQSSNEAAASLEQTAAALEEITSNISHNTENVVKMAQNANELRRSSSEGEKLANQTTSAMDSINEQVTAINDAISVIDQIAFQTNILSLNAAVEAATAGEAGKGFAVVAQEVRNLASRSAEAAKEIKDLVENATIKANDGKNIADTMIKGYVGLNENITRTLELISDVEVASKEQQTGIVQINDAINLLDRQTQQNAAVANETKDIANQTQEIANEIVKEADEKEFIGKDKVTENSNTKTHSNSSKNSQTTKEVKTQVKPKDEKPKVQNQKNQASKTITSNTKDDDEWESF; from the coding sequence ATGTCTATTAAGAAAAAAATCATAGGTGCTTTTATGGTACTTATTATTACTACAATTTTGGCCAGCCTTTATGTTGCAAATAATATCCGTGATATTAAAACAAATGTTAAAAATCTTGTAACAAAAGATTATGCAGGTGTTGATTATCTTTTAGAATCAGATAGAGATTCTTATCAATCAAATGTTGCAATATCTCAAATAATCAATTTTGGAATGACTTTTCTTTTGGAAGCAGATAGGGACTCTTATCAATCAAATGCAGCTATTTCTAAATCATTGGCAAGTCATGATAAAGAGAAAGCAAACAAAATAATAAAAGATGAAGTGTTAAATAATCTAAATCAGGTAAGACAAAGATTTGATAAGTTTTCTGCTCTTTTGGCCCATGAAATGCCTGAGCACAAGGCAAAATTTGATGAATTTGACACCTACTATCAAAAAACAACAGAAAATACAAACAAACTAATTGAGATGATAAATGCGGAAAAGTTTAATGATGCAAATAGATTCTATTTTGACCAATATTTATCAGATTATGAAAAGATGAGAGGAGCAATGGACTTTTTTACAGAAGCATCTTATAAAGTAATTGAAAATAATCAAAAAGATACAGATGCCGCTATAAGTAGCTCTTTTACAACTTTTATAATTATGACTTTGATTAGTATTGCACTTACAATATTTTTCTCAATTTATTTAAGCAAAACAATTAACAAGTCAATTACAAAATTCAAAGATGGTCTTTTGGGATTTTTTGCATATTTAAACAAAGATAGTACAACGGTTAATTTACTTGATAATAGTTCCAATGATGAAATTGCCGAAATTGCAACTGTTGTAAATGAAAATATAAATAAGACGAAAATATTGTTAGAAGAAGATATTTCATTAATCGATGATGTAAAAAGAGTTGTTGCTTTAGTTAAAGATGGTGATATCAAAAAAAGAATTGAAAGACAAACACACAATCAATCTTTAGAAGAGTTAAAAACAATTTTTAATGATATGTTAGAGACCATCTCTAAAACAGTCGCTGATAATTTAAATGAGATAAAAAAATCTCTAAAAGAGTATCAAAAACTGAACTTTACATTTAGAATAAAAGATGCAAAAGGTGACACAGTAGAAGGACTTAACACTTTAGCAGATATTATCAATGAAATGCTTGTTGATAATAAATCAAATGGTATAACATTACAAAATAGTGCTTATACACTTTTAAAAAATGTAGATAAACTTAGCCAATCATCAAATGAAGCAGCAGCCTCTTTAGAACAGACAGCAGCAGCACTTGAAGAGATTACCTCAAATATCTCTCATAATACAGAAAATGTAGTAAAAATGGCACAAAATGCTAATGAGCTTAGACGCTCATCTTCAGAGGGTGAAAAACTTGCAAATCAAACTACTTCTGCAATGGATAGTATAAATGAACAAGTTACAGCTATTAATGATGCAATTAGTGTAATTGATCAAATAGCTTTCCAAACAAATATTCTTTCACTTAATGCTGCTGTTGAAGCTGCAACTGCTGGTGAAGCTGGAAAAGGTTTTGCTGTTGTTGCACAAGAGGTTAGAAATCTTGCTTCAAGAAGTGCTGAAGCAGCAAAAGAGATTAAAGATTTAGTTGAAAATGCTACAATAAAAGCTAATGATGGTAAAAATATCGCTGATACAATGATTAAAGGTTATGTTGGGCTAAATGAAAATATTACTAGAACTTTAGAGTTAATTAGTGATGTTGAAGTTGCAAGTAAAGAGCAACAAACAGGTATTGTTCAAATTAATGATGCAATAAATCTTTTGGATAGACAAACTCAACAAAATGCTGCTGTTGCAAATGAAACAAAAGATATAGCAAATCAAACCCAAGAGATTGCAAATGAGATTGTAAAAGAGGCTGATGAGAAAGAGTTTATTGGAAAAGATAAAGTAACTGAAAATTCAAATACAAAAACACACTCTAATTCTTCTAAAAATAGTCAAACAACAAAAGAGGTAAAAACTCAAGTCAAACCAAAAGATGAGAAACCAAAAGTACAAAATCAAAAAAACCAAGCTTCTAAGACCATAACTTCAAATACAAAAGATGATGATGAGTGGGAGAGCTTTTAA
- a CDS encoding nickel/cobalt transporter yields the protein MQNRINRYILLLLLFSHTLFGCALCTLYSPETRVSIKIDSSDTKIKSAKILWVLTKEFTDQLNEVYDQNQSGYLDKEELVPVQDALLKYIEPKNFLTHISYDKVIDKENSKPIVVSSYKSYIKNGLLHFEYVLELNYDVIKDNILYININDDENYFILLLVENMINFEAPYSVEKEVNKQSVAFYIDSNPTKEVSQNTQVEKKDEIKKEQTPTLLAKYTKNIKEYLVKIEKGDNIALFFLLLISFLYGIIHALGPGHGKSLAFSYFVSNKSSYTKAFFISQASAFVHIIGALILVLVSVFLLESILNNFVKDSVEILTKLSSILIMILAIYILYNKLNNKTCSCASCSSIRPTWSAVAPNRSTKLKPNFMKKDLYFVLTAGLIPCPGTVILFIYAFVLKTYFAVLLASIFISLGMGIVIFGSSFLGLSLQKISSKSHALTNFLQIASPVIMFVLGILLFLNASLV from the coding sequence TTGCAAAATCGTATAAATAGATATATATTACTACTACTTCTTTTTTCGCACACTCTTTTTGGGTGTGCACTTTGTACTTTGTATTCTCCTGAGACAAGAGTTTCAATAAAGATTGATTCCTCAGATACTAAAATTAAAAGTGCAAAAATTCTTTGGGTATTAACCAAAGAGTTTACTGATCAGCTAAATGAAGTTTATGACCAAAACCAAAGTGGATATTTGGATAAAGAGGAGTTGGTTCCAGTTCAAGATGCTCTTTTAAAATATATAGAACCCAAAAATTTTTTAACCCATATCTCTTATGATAAAGTTATAGATAAAGAGAACTCTAAACCAATTGTTGTTAGCTCATATAAATCATATATAAAAAATGGACTTTTACACTTTGAGTATGTTCTTGAATTAAATTATGATGTTATAAAAGATAATATTTTATATATAAATATTAATGATGATGAAAATTACTTTATTCTTTTATTAGTAGAAAATATGATAAATTTTGAAGCCCCTTATAGTGTTGAAAAGGAGGTAAACAAACAAAGTGTTGCTTTTTATATAGATTCGAATCCTACAAAAGAGGTATCACAAAATACTCAAGTAGAAAAAAAAGATGAGATTAAAAAAGAGCAAACACCTACACTTTTAGCTAAATATACAAAAAATATAAAAGAGTATCTAGTGAAAATTGAAAAGGGCGATAATATAGCTCTGTTTTTTCTTTTGCTTATCTCTTTTTTATATGGAATAATTCATGCTTTGGGTCCAGGACATGGAAAATCTTTGGCATTTTCATATTTTGTATCAAACAAAAGTTCATATACAAAGGCCTTTTTTATCTCACAAGCAAGTGCTTTTGTGCATATAATTGGCGCTCTTATTTTAGTATTAGTCTCTGTATTTCTATTGGAATCAATATTAAATAATTTTGTAAAAGATTCAGTTGAAATTTTAACAAAACTTTCATCTATACTAATTATGATATTAGCAATCTATATTTTATATAATAAATTAAATAATAAAACCTGTTCATGTGCTAGTTGTTCATCAATAAGACCAACTTGGAGTGCAGTTGCCCCAAATAGAAGTACAAAACTAAAACCAAATTTTATGAAAAAAGATTTGTATTTTGTTTTAACAGCAGGATTGATACCTTGCCCTGGAACAGTTATACTCTTTATCTATGCTTTTGTTCTAAAAACCTATTTTGCAGTACTTTTAGCGTCAATTTTTATTAGTCTTGGAATGGGGATTGTAATTTTTGGTTCATCTTTTTTAGGACTAAGTCTACAAAAAATCTCTTCAAAATCACACGCTTTAACAAACTTTTTGCAGATAGCTTCTCCTGTAATTATGTTTGTTTTAGGGATTTTACTTTTTCTAAATGCTTCTTTAGTGTAA
- a CDS encoding trans-sulfuration enzyme family protein, with translation MYKNIETVLSHMTKFAPFEDSAGASHFPIYNTGTFDLKKQKGEKIYDYTRSDNPTREVLENLFAHVEGGKGCVCTHTGIASVALLFETVLKANSHILVEADCYGGTFRLLKVFKEKYNITVHFANFLDFEKLEEILKNNPIDLVLCESPTNPGLKIIDLEKVAKIVHKYESLFAVDNSLATFISQKPLDLGADFSLFSTTKYVSGHGAVVAGAIVAKTQELSEQIHYYANAHGRSQNPMDVYLISLGVPTLKVRMIEHQNSSLEIAKFLEEQSYITKVTHPGLKTHPQYELAKKQMKYIPGVFCADFRSLDLAEKFIENTKIFGEKCSFGSPDSRVEIPAKISHASFSKEELEAIGIAEGTVRFSIGLENVEDLIEDIKQAVI, from the coding sequence ATGTACAAAAATATTGAGACAGTTTTAAGTCATATGACTAAATTTGCACCCTTTGAGGATAGTGCAGGAGCTTCACACTTTCCAATTTATAACACAGGAACCTTTGATTTAAAGAAACAAAAAGGTGAAAAAATATATGACTATACAAGAAGTGATAACCCAACAAGGGAAGTTTTAGAAAACCTATTTGCCCATGTTGAAGGTGGAAAAGGTTGCGTGTGTACACACACAGGTATTGCTTCAGTTGCCTTACTTTTTGAGACAGTTTTAAAAGCAAACTCTCATATACTTGTAGAAGCTGATTGTTATGGGGGAACCTTTAGACTTCTAAAAGTATTTAAAGAGAAATACAATATAACAGTACATTTTGCAAACTTTTTAGATTTTGAAAAGCTTGAAGAGATTTTAAAAAACAACCCAATAGATTTGGTTCTTTGTGAATCTCCAACAAATCCTGGACTTAAAATAATTGACTTAGAAAAAGTAGCAAAAATAGTTCACAAATATGAAAGTCTATTTGCAGTTGATAACTCACTTGCAACTTTTATCTCTCAAAAGCCTTTAGATCTTGGAGCTGATTTCTCACTATTTTCAACTACAAAATATGTATCAGGACATGGAGCAGTTGTTGCAGGTGCAATAGTTGCAAAAACGCAAGAACTTTCAGAACAGATTCACTACTATGCAAATGCCCATGGAAGAAGTCAAAATCCAATGGATGTATATCTAATTTCCCTAGGTGTTCCTACTTTAAAGGTGCGAATGATAGAGCATCAAAATAGCTCCCTAGAAATTGCAAAATTTTTGGAAGAGCAAAGCTATATTACAAAAGTTACTCACCCAGGATTAAAAACTCATCCCCAATATGAATTGGCAAAAAAACAAATGAAATATATTCCAGGTGTTTTTTGTGCAGATTTTAGATCTCTTGATTTAGCTGAAAAATTTATTGAAAATACAAAAATCTTTGGGGAGAAGTGCTCTTTTGGAAGCCCTGATTCAAGAGTAGAAATCCCTGCAAAAATCTCCCACGCCTCTTTTTCTAAAGAGGAGCTTGAAGCTATTGGAATAGCGGAGGGAACAGTTAGATTCTCTATTGGTTTAGAGAATGTTGAAGATCTAATAGAAGATATAAAACAGGCTGTAATATAG
- a CDS encoding PLP-dependent transferase, with protein MNESFFKPIVAGETLPIKNIHAVSVSMPTLDDVIGYEEQDKKTLEVIKSGYPRFILHPYLKLLAKYIKKKYQISDNYEVVILSSKKAVELVSDKYYIYNKIDINEPFGVILVQNGTSQLQKVLSYIQHVGCNLSSRLAEDYLYKHKLIDSLHKEKLEDSKNAQTIVKTTLAKAYKQPLENIALTPSGMNAIYSVVRALNTIQTHNGRDILVQFGWLYLDTMNIVNHHFQRQKVFSDIANLDLLEDFLKQDGFKVTAIITEMPTNPLLKCVDIKRLRALCDKYNIPLVIDTTFATPYNLDLTDYADIFVESLTKFACGNADVLMGALILNKKNRLSHMSGEFFKHCEKVYIKDIQRLAYEIKDYEKRVKKISSNTKALVEYFKTSPLIDKLYYCLDETNKENYSQAMIDDNCYTGIISVTFTKPFREVYDRLNFAKGPSLGTEFTLLMPYTYLAHYDLIKTEEGKKFLQKIELPIDILRISVGIEPIEEIIKEFKKI; from the coding sequence ATGAATGAGAGTTTTTTTAAGCCTATAGTTGCAGGAGAAACCCTGCCAATTAAAAATATCCATGCTGTTTCCGTATCTATGCCAACGCTAGATGATGTAATTGGATATGAAGAACAAGATAAAAAGACCTTAGAAGTTATAAAAAGTGGATATCCAAGATTTATTTTACATCCATATCTAAAATTACTAGCTAAATATATTAAGAAAAAGTATCAAATAAGTGATAATTATGAGGTTGTAATTCTAAGCTCAAAAAAAGCTGTTGAACTTGTAAGTGATAAATACTACATCTACAATAAAATTGATATAAATGAACCTTTTGGTGTAATTTTAGTTCAAAATGGGACTTCACAACTACAAAAAGTATTAAGTTATATTCAACACGTGGGATGTAACCTCTCTTCAAGATTAGCTGAAGATTATCTTTATAAACACAAGCTTATTGATTCACTTCATAAAGAGAAGTTAGAAGATAGTAAAAATGCCCAAACTATTGTAAAAACTACTTTGGCAAAAGCGTATAAACAGCCCTTAGAAAATATAGCTCTAACGCCCTCTGGAATGAATGCCATATATTCTGTGGTTAGAGCTCTTAATACAATCCAAACCCACAATGGAAGAGATATTTTAGTTCAATTTGGATGGCTATATTTAGATACTATGAATATAGTAAACCATCACTTCCAAAGACAAAAGGTATTTTCTGATATTGCCAACCTTGATTTGCTAGAAGATTTTTTAAAACAAGATGGGTTTAAAGTAACTGCAATTATAACTGAAATGCCAACAAATCCACTTCTAAAATGTGTTGATATAAAAAGATTAAGAGCGCTTTGTGATAAGTATAATATTCCCCTTGTAATAGATACAACTTTTGCAACTCCTTATAATCTTGATTTAACAGATTATGCAGATATTTTTGTGGAGTCTTTAACTAAATTTGCTTGTGGAAATGCAGATGTTTTAATGGGAGCTTTGATTTTAAATAAAAAAAATAGACTATCTCATATGAGTGGTGAGTTTTTTAAACACTGTGAAAAAGTATATATAAAAGATATCCAAAGATTAGCATATGAAATAAAAGATTATGAAAAAAGAGTTAAAAAAATCTCTTCAAATACCAAAGCATTAGTTGAGTATTTTAAAACTTCACCTCTAATAGACAAACTCTATTATTGCCTTGATGAAACAAACAAAGAGAACTACTCTCAAGCTATGATAGATGACAACTGCTACACTGGCATTATCTCAGTAACTTTTACAAAACCTTTTAGGGAAGTTTATGACAGACTAAACTTTGCAAAGGGTCCAAGTTTGGGTACAGAGTTTACTCTTCTTATGCCTTACACCTATTTGGCTCACTATGATTTAATCAAAACAGAAGAAGGAAAAAAGTTTTTACAAAAGATTGAACTTCCAATCGATATTTTAAGAATCTCTGTTGGAATTGAACCAATAGAAGAGATTATAAAAGAATTTAAAAAAATATAA
- a CDS encoding DUF2798 domain-containing protein: protein MIPPRYRRVVFAFFMSLFMSFIMSFVITFINLGFIDGFILKWLEAFLKAFVCAFPIVFFVAPAVNRLTNKIVKEL from the coding sequence TTGATACCACCAAGATACAGAAGAGTTGTCTTTGCATTTTTCATGTCACTTTTTATGAGTTTTATAATGAGTTTTGTGATTACGTTTATAAATCTGGGTTTTATAGATGGTTTTATCTTAAAGTGGTTAGAGGCATTTTTAAAAGCATTTGTATGTGCTTTCCCTATAGTTTTTTTTGTTGCACCTGCTGTAAATAGACTTACAAATAAGATTGTAAAAGAGCTTTAG